TGCAGCTTGACCCCAAACGGGTAGTTACCGCTTCCCTTTCAGGTAATGCTGCTGAATACACTGAACGTATTAGCGAGGCTGCTGGCGGGGCTGATATGGTTTTGGACGTTCTAGGTGGGGTAAGTACCCCAGAACCAACGGTAGCCTGTATCAACGCCCTTCGCCCACGCGGAACAGCGGTTTTTCTGGGAGGAGTCAAAGCAGAAATTCCCTTATCCTACCCGAAAATCATGCACATGGAATTGACGATTACAGGAGCACATATGTTCCCAAGGCAGGCACCGAAGGAACTTCTGCGGATGATTACCGCAGGAATGCTTAAGCTAGACGCAATTCAAACCCACGCTTTCAAACTGGATGACATTAGCCACGCAATTGACAAGGCGGCAAAGCTAAAAGGACTAGAATACTGCGTACTTGTACCAAATACGCAATAACCTGTTTCTTAGATGTAACACAGAGAGAAATTCAAGTCCGTAGCATCCCCTTGTCCCCCCTCCTCTTCTCCCTCATCTCCCCCTATTCCTCTGCGTCCTCTGCGCCCACCGCGAACTTTGCGGGAGGAACATCCACACCGCAAATTCGCTCTGGTGCGGTTCATTTATCCCACTCCCCTCATCGCCAATAGCGCCGTCCCATAAGCCGCTTCCATATTCACAGACTGCACCATAGGAACTTGCAAAATCCGCTCCCTAATCGCCGTCCATGTAGGATTCACCGCACCACCACCAGCAGTATAAACTTGGGTTAATCGCTCAGCTCCCAATTCTTGCAATAATTCATACCCTCTGGCTTCTATCCGAGCAATGCTTTCTAGCAACCCATGCAAAAATTCTACGTTGCTAGTTGGACGCGGTTCCAGTCTTGGCAATAAATTTGAGTCATTTATCGGAAAGCGTTCCCCAGCTTTCAACAAGGGATAGTAATCTAACTCGCTAACTTTTGAGCTATCAATTTCACAACTCAAGCTTTCTAATTCGGCTTTAGTAAAAAATTGCTGTAGCACTGCACCTCCTGTATTGGAAGCACCGCCAGTCAGCCACAAATCCCCGAAGCGATGGCTATAAATCCCGTACCTCGAATCTTCCACGCGGGTATCACTCAACAGCTTCAGCACGAGTGTTGAACCAAGCGAAGTCACTGCTTCACCAGGGAGTTTGGCACCACTAGCAAGAAAAGCTGCAATACTGTCAGTTGTCCCAGCACACACCATAGAATCTCGACGAAACTCGAATTGATCTGCAATTTCAGCGCGTAATTCTGCAATCGGAGTTCCAGGAGTTACTA
This portion of the Brasilonema sennae CENA114 genome encodes:
- a CDS encoding FGGY-family carbohydrate kinase, which translates into the protein MNFYLGIDFGTSGARAVVVDEQGCIQAEGRFPFEKSEVSELANSWQKALFSLLEGIPQELRREIRAIAINGTSSTVLLCDAAGKPVDTPLLYNDARGAVVIEELRSIAPANHTVLSATSSLTKLMWMSQLPSFAQAKYFLHQADWLAFLLHGQLGITDYHNALKLGYDVEELKYPKWLENLKIKIHLPRVVTPGTPIAELRAEIADQFEFRRDSMVCAGTTDSIAAFLASGAKLPGEAVTSLGSTLVLKLLSDTRVEDSRYGIYSHRFGDLWLTGGASNTGGAVLQQFFTKAELESLSCEIDSSKVSELDYYPLLKAGERFPINDSNLLPRLEPRPTSNVEFLHGLLESIARIEARGYELLQELGAERLTQVYTAGGGAVNPTWTAIRERILQVPMVQSVNMEAAYGTALLAMRGVG